From a single Lolium rigidum isolate FL_2022 chromosome 7, APGP_CSIRO_Lrig_0.1, whole genome shotgun sequence genomic region:
- the LOC124672866 gene encoding uncharacterized protein LOC124672866, which produces MLVAALRHMLRRVLAGFRALHPRPRRRRQGGGAAGTEARVTVRVRRMGSGKASTPRSGSVGDGEGGRQAVTIRVATFNAALFSMAPAVAATAPEAATGGEREAARRSNSATGARARPKGILKAQASLLSRTPSKARVSINVQDNEISLDRSGRLGGTSSPRAAKKPPLNKQQQPSLTGGLDASRRRSVEEVLRETGADIIGLQNVRAEEERGMRPLSELAAALGMRYVFAESWAPEYGNAVLSRWPITRWKALRVADQSDVRNVLRATIEVPKVGEVNFHCTHLDHLDESWRMKQLNAMLRSVDGPHILAGGLNALDGTDYSAERWADIVKYYEEIGKPTPKVEVMKYLKGKQYVDAKDFAGECEAVVVVAKGQDVQGTCKYGTRVDYILASPNSPYKFVPGSYTVVSSKGTSDHHIVRVDVAISDTREADEQATGTRKQRVVKMSKKGSKKGIWATK; this is translated from the exons ATGCTCGTGGCCGCGCTGAGGCACATGCTGCGCCGCGTCCTCGCCGGGTTCCGCGCGCTGCACCCGCGCCCGCGCAGGCGAAGGCAGGGCGGAGGTGCAGCTGGCACCGAGGCGCGCGTCACCGTGCGCGTGCGCCGGATGGGCAGCGGCAAGGCCAGCACCCCGCGCAGCGGcagcgtcggcgacggcgaggggggAAGGCAGGCGGTGACCATCCGCGTGGCGACGTTCAACGCGGCGCTGTTCTCGATGGCGCccgccgtggccgccaccgcCCCCGAAGCGGCTACGGGAGGGGAgcgcgaggcggcgcggcggagcaACAGCGCCACGGGCGCGCGGGCGCGGCCGAAGGGGATCCTGAAGGCGCAGGCGAGCCTGCTGTCGCGGACGCCGAGCAAGGCGCGGGTGTCGATCAACGTGCAGGACAACGAGATCTCCCTGGACCGGAGCGGCCGGCTCGGTGGCACGAGCAGCCCGAGAGCCGCCAAGAAGCCGCCGCTCAACAAGCAGCAGCAGCCGTCGTTGACCGGGGGCCTGGACGCGAGCAGGCGGCGGAGCGTGGAGGAGGTGCTGCGGGAGACGGGGGCCGACATCATCGGGCTGCAGAACGTGCGGGCCGAGGAGGAGCGCGGGATGCGGCCGCTGTCGGAGCTGGCGGCCGCGCTGGGGATGCGGTACGTGTTCGCGGAGAGCTGGGCGCCCGAGTACGGCAACGCCGTGCTCTCCCGCTGGCCCATCACGCGCTggaaggcgctccgcgtcgccgaCCAGTCCGACGTCCG GAACGTGCTGCGAGCCACGATCGAGGTGCCGAAGGTAGGGGAGGTGAACTTCCACTGCACGCACCTTGACCACCTGGACGAGAGCTGGAGGATGAAGCAGCTCAACGCCATGCTCCGCTCCGTCGACGGTCCCCACATCCTCGCCGGCGGCCTCAACGCCCTCGACGGCACCGACTACTCCGCCGAAAGATGGGCAGACATCGTCAAG TACTACGAGGAGATCGGCAAGCCGACGCCGAAGGTGGAGGTGATGAAGTATCTCAAGGGGAAGCAGTACGTCGACGCCAAGGATTTCGCGGGGGAATGCGAGGCCGTGGTGGTCGTCGCCAAAGGGCAAG ACGTGCAAGGGACGTGCAAGTATGGCACCAGGGTGGACTACATACTTGCATCTCCCAACTCTCCCTACAAGTTCGTGCCGGGATCCTACACCGTCGTCTCCTCCAAGGGGACCTCGGATCACCACATAGTCAGGGTGGACGTCGCGATATCCGACACTAGAGAGGCCGACGAGCAGGCCACCGGGACTCGGAAACAGAGGGTAGTAAAGATGAGCAAGAAGGGATCAAAAAAAGGAATATGGGCAACGAAATGA